Proteins encoded within one genomic window of Homo sapiens chromosome 21, GRCh38.p14 Primary Assembly:
- the C21orf58 gene encoding uncharacterized protein C21orf58 isoform X10: MARSRLPATSLRKPWKLDRQKLPSPDSGHSLLCGWSPGGKARPAGNTGAWAPAEQFFPASNRTREGGGLWPPLPLQSSPAAPTMLDSSAAEQVTRLTLKLLGQKLEQERQNVEGGPEGLHLEPGNEDRPDDALQTALKRRRDLLQRLREATLMHITLEGSSSHGHPARRGACTWPRLA, translated from the exons atggcgcgatctcggctccctgcaacctccctCAGGAAGCCGTGGAAGCTCGACCGCCAGAAACTTCCTTCTCCTGACTCAGGCCACAGTCTTCTGTGTG gctggtctccaggaGGTAAGGCCCGCCCTGCAGGCAACACCGGTGCTTGGGCTCCTGCTGAGCAGTTCTTTCCTGCGAGTAACAGAaccagggagggaggtgggctgTGGCCTCCCCTGCCCCTACAGTCGTCTCCTGCAGCTCCCACCATGCTGGACTCATCAGCAGCAGAGCAAGTGACCCGACTGACGCTGAAGCTCTTGGGACAG AAGCTGGAGCAAGAACGGCAGAACGTGGAAGGGGGACCTGAGGGCCTCCACCTCGAGCCAG GAAATGAGGACCGGCCGGACGATGCCCTGCAGACTGCTCTGAAGAGAAGGAGGGACCTTCTGCAGAGACTCCGG GAGGCCACCCTCATGCACATAACCCTGGAAGGGTCTTCCAGTCATGGCCATCCTGCCCGGAGAGGCGCCTGTAcctggcccaggctggcctga
- the C21orf58 gene encoding uncharacterized protein C21orf58 isoform X9 gives MARSRLPATSLRKPWKLDRQKLPSPDSGHSLLCGWSPGGKARPAGNTGAWAPAEQFFPASNRTREGGGLWPPLPLQSSPAAPTMLDSSAAEQVTRLTLKLLGQKLEQERQNVEGGPEGLHLEPDEKMEAERLLTLAVVAPRSDPVALVPDPELVHWLGRSCCPHCYPGTSREKLRRPEEHFLFFGTWGKLK, from the exons atggcgcgatctcggctccctgcaacctccctCAGGAAGCCGTGGAAGCTCGACCGCCAGAAACTTCCTTCTCCTGACTCAGGCCACAGTCTTCTGTGTG gctggtctccaggaGGTAAGGCCCGCCCTGCAGGCAACACCGGTGCTTGGGCTCCTGCTGAGCAGTTCTTTCCTGCGAGTAACAGAaccagggagggaggtgggctgTGGCCTCCCCTGCCCCTACAGTCGTCTCCTGCAGCTCCCACCATGCTGGACTCATCAGCAGCAGAGCAAGTGACCCGACTGACGCTGAAGCTCTTGGGACAG AAGCTGGAGCAAGAACGGCAGAACGTGGAAGGGGGACCTGAGGGCCTCCACCTCGAGCCAG atgagaaaatggaggcagagaggttgcTCACCCTGGCAGTGGTCGCACCCAGATCAGACCCAGTTGCTCTGGTTCCAGACCCTGAGCTTGTCCATTGGTTGGGGAGGAGCTGCTGTCCTCACTGTTACCCGGGGACGTCCAGGGAGAAGCTGAGGAGGCCAGAGGAGCATTTCTTGTTCTTTGGAACGTGGGGCAAGCT GAAATGA